A genomic stretch from Desulfolutivibrio sulfodismutans DSM 3696 includes:
- a CDS encoding cytochrome c family protein, with product MRVVRFPALLAGLAFLVSFVWVSAGRTQPPEKAAPPEASYVGSEACASCHDTQFHTYSKYSKKAHSSKSIQIMASDLTEEELRGCYGCHTTGYGKPGGFVSFTATPGLANAGCEVCHGPGSAHAESGGDASLIKGKLTMADCETCHSAERVAAFNFKPMLYAGAH from the coding sequence ATGCGCGTCGTTCGTTTCCCGGCCCTCCTCGCCGGGCTGGCATTTCTTGTGTCTTTTGTCTGGGTTTCTGCGGGCCGCACCCAGCCACCTGAAAAAGCGGCGCCCCCCGAGGCCAGCTATGTCGGCTCGGAGGCCTGCGCCTCCTGTCACGACACCCAGTTTCACACATATTCCAAGTATTCGAAAAAGGCCCATTCCTCCAAGAGCATCCAGATCATGGCCTCGGATCTGACCGAGGAAGAACTGCGCGGCTGCTACGGATGCCATACCACCGGATACGGCAAGCCCGGCGGGTTCGTGAGCTTCACGGCCACGCCCGGACTGGCCAACGCCGGATGCGAGGTCTGCCACGGCCCGGGTTCGGCCCACGCCGAATCCGGAGGGGATGCTTCCCTGATCAAGGGCAAGCTGACCATGGCCGATTGTGAGACCTGCCACAGCGCCGAGCGGGTTGCGGCGTTCAATTTCAAGCCCATGCTCTACGCTGGCGCGCACTAG